The segment ATCTATCCGTAATGCAACGTTTCTGCATCAAGCGCGTTACGGCTAGCGAAGTTAGATAGCATGAGTGAAGATTGTTCGTGCCTACACAGGGAACCCGCTTGCTATGCACTTTCCTCGCTCCAGTGGAATTTTGCTTCACCCCACATCGCTGCCAAGTCGCTACGGTATTGGAGACTTGGGTGCAGAAGCTTATGAGTTCGTAGATTTTCTTGCCGCTAGTGGTCAGCAGATTTGGCAGATTTTGCCCCTCGGCCCGACTGGGCATGGGAATTCTCCCTACATGTCCTACTCATCAATGGCGGGCAATCCTCTCTTAATTAGTCCCGATCGCCTGAAGGCTGAGGGATTGCTAACCGATGAAGATTTGGCGCATTTACCCGATTTTCCTGCTGATCGCGTTGACTATAATGCCGTGATCAGCACCAAAATGCCCCTCTTGATTCGGGCGGCAGATACCTTTCGCCAAACCGCATCCGAAGATGATCAGTCAGCTTTTCAGTTCTTCTGCGATCGCCATCAGTTTTGGTTAGATGACTTTGCCCTGTTTATGGCGCTAAAAGATGCCCACAGCGGCCAAAGCTGGTACCAATGGGAGCGGAAAGATCCTCCCCCGCCCGATCCGGATGATGATTCCACAGCGGAAGACGGAAAAAAGCAGAAGAAGGTTCTAATCGAAAGCCTGCTCTCAGATCTTGCTCTGCGGAAGCCTGAAGCGTTGGCGCATTGGCGATCGCAGCTTACAGACGCTATCTATCACCAGAAGTTTTTTCAATTTCAGTTCTTCCAGCAATGGACAGATCTGAAAATCTACGCGAATGAACGGCAAATCCAAATTTTTGGCGATATGCCGATTTACGTTGCCCACGATAGTGCTGACGTTTGGGCGAATCCCCATCTCTTTGAGATCGATCCCATGACGGGAGAGCCCACGCTGATGGCAGGTGTACCACCGGATTACTTCAGTGCAACTGGGCAACTCTGGGGCAATCCCATCTACAACTGGAAAGCAATGGAGCGGGAAAATTTCCGGTGGTGGTTCTATCGTCTAGAAGCATTACTGGAACAAATGGACATTGTTCGCATTGACCATTTCCGTGGCTTTGAAGCCTATTGGCAAGTCCCCGAAGGCGAGGAGACAGCCATCAACGGAACCTGGGAAAAAGCTCCTGGAACGGAGCTATTTGACGCGATAAAAGCGAAAATCGGACATTTGCCCATTGTGGCCGAGGATTTGGGCGTGATTACGCCGGAAGTCGAAGAATTGCGCGATCGCTTTGAGTTTCCCGGCATGAAGGTTTTGCACTTTGCTTTTGGGTCTGACTCGGGTAATCCCTATCTTCCCTTTAACTTTGTTCGCAACAGCGTCGTTTACACCGGAACCCACGATAACGATACAACCGTTGGCTGGTACCAGTCCCTAAACGACTGGGAACGATATAATCTCTTCCGCTACCTGGGCAACATTGGCGAAGAAGGAATCCATTGGGAGATGATTCGCCTTGCCCTAAGCTCGATCGCTAATCAGGCGATTTTTCCCTTGCAAGATGTACTGGGTCTGGGAACGGAAGCTCGGATGAATCGTCCCGGTCAGGGAGAAGGCAATTGGGATTGGCGCTATCGCCGCGAAATGCTGACGTCTGAGCTGAGCGATCGCCTCCGGTCGTTAACGGAAATCTACGGACGGCTTCCCCAGCCGAAACCTACCGAGTAGCAAACCGACGCACGGCAAACAGACTCCCCAGTAAGCCAACAACTCCTCCTAAACTCAGCAATGCTAGGGGTAACACCAGCAGTTGACTCGGAGTGAGCTGAAGGCCATTGGCGAGAAACTGAATGAATTCTGGCTGCTGCCGGAGCAAGCTCGCTAAAGAGCCACGAATGCCAGTGACCAATCCCCACGAGACGACCGCTCCGATCAGACCAAAGGTTACACCCTGCAAAATAAACGGCAGGTAAATCCAGGTTGTCGTTGCACCAACCAGTTCCATCACTTCAATCTCTCGTCGCCGCGCCATCACGATGAGTCGGATTGTGGTTGTAATCACGGCGATCGCCGTTAACGACAGCACCGAAATCATGGCAATGCTGATCCCGTTGAGTCCCTTATCCAGTTGGGCAAGCTGCATGACGGCTTCGTTGATGTACTGCACATCGTCCACGCCCTCTAATTCACTGAGGCGGTTCGCCAACGCGGGGACAACCTCTGGTGATGCCGCTTTGACCGTTAGTTCGTCCACCAAGGGATTTCCGTTAAGCTGACGGGTGGCGGCTTCAATGTCAGAAATTCCTAACTCAT is part of the Synechococcales cyanobacterium T60_A2020_003 genome and harbors:
- the malQ gene encoding 4-alpha-glucanotransferase; translated protein: MHFPRSSGILLHPTSLPSRYGIGDLGAEAYEFVDFLAASGQQIWQILPLGPTGHGNSPYMSYSSMAGNPLLISPDRLKAEGLLTDEDLAHLPDFPADRVDYNAVISTKMPLLIRAADTFRQTASEDDQSAFQFFCDRHQFWLDDFALFMALKDAHSGQSWYQWERKDPPPPDPDDDSTAEDGKKQKKVLIESLLSDLALRKPEALAHWRSQLTDAIYHQKFFQFQFFQQWTDLKIYANERQIQIFGDMPIYVAHDSADVWANPHLFEIDPMTGEPTLMAGVPPDYFSATGQLWGNPIYNWKAMERENFRWWFYRLEALLEQMDIVRIDHFRGFEAYWQVPEGEETAINGTWEKAPGTELFDAIKAKIGHLPIVAEDLGVITPEVEELRDRFEFPGMKVLHFAFGSDSGNPYLPFNFVRNSVVYTGTHDNDTTVGWYQSLNDWERYNLFRYLGNIGEEGIHWEMIRLALSSIANQAIFPLQDVLGLGTEARMNRPGQGEGNWDWRYRREMLTSELSDRLRSLTEIYGRLPQPKPTE
- a CDS encoding ABC transporter permease; this translates as MFKIFTKLDYLLRETLLGLKRGGWMNWAAISTVTVLLFLFGISLQSSWQLEGLLNQFGSQLEISVYLNTGVQADSLRPIVETFPGVASVTSISKEEAWSTLVNELGISDIEAATRQLNGNPLVDELTVKAASPEVVPALANRLSELEGVDDVQYINEAVMQLAQLDKGLNGISIAMISVLSLTAIAVITTTIRLIVMARRREIEVMELVGATTTWIYLPFILQGVTFGLIGAVVSWGLVTGIRGSLASLLRQQPEFIQFLANGLQLTPSQLLVLPLALLSLGGVVGLLGSLFAVRRFATR